The Calditrichota bacterium DNA segment TCATATTATTTTCAGTAGAAAATTTGAATTGAACATTCAAAAAATAAAAAACAATTTTGGAACTTTGAGTCTTCGAGACTTGGAGACACAAGTTTAAAAAGTTTTTGAGAGGTAAATATGGAAAGATTTTCATTGGAAAATAAAATTGCACTGGTTACGGGAGCCAGCCGGGGGCTGGGACGCGCTATTGCCCTGGGCTACGCCCAGGCAGGCGCAGATTTGGTTCTGATTTCCCGCGGAGAAAATGCATTGCACCAAGTCGAAAAAGAGATTCGGGAACTCGGGCGCAGGGCATTTGTCTTTCCGACTGATTTGCTGGCGACAGAAAAAATCCCGGCACTTTTTCAGCAAATCGTTGAACAGGTGAAAAGTGTGGACATTTTGGTCAACGTCGCGGGCACTGTTCACCGCCAGGCAGCGGTAGATTTTCCGCTCTCTGAGTGGAAAAAAATTTTCGAGTTGAATGTCACAGCGCCATTTGTGCTCAGTCAGGAATTTGCGAAACATTGCATTGCGAAAAATAAATCCGGGAAAATTATTTACATCGCTTCTCTTCTGAGCGAACGAGGCCGGGAATCGATTCCCGCGTACACAGCCAGCAAAGGCGCGATTCGCCAGCTCACTCAAGCTCTGGCTGTCGAGTGGGCGCCGCACAAAATCAATGTGAATGCTATTGGGCCTGGCTATTTTGAAACAGAATTGACAAAACCACTGATTGAGGATGAAAAAGTTAACCGCTGGGTGCTGGAAAAAACGCCGCTACATCGTTGGGGACAACCTGACGATCTTGTTGGGACGGCGATTTTTCTGGCAGCGCCGGCGTCGGATTTCATCACCGGACAGGTCA contains these protein-coding regions:
- a CDS encoding glucose 1-dehydrogenase, which gives rise to MERFSLENKIALVTGASRGLGRAIALGYAQAGADLVLISRGENALHQVEKEIRELGRRAFVFPTDLLATEKIPALFQQIVEQVKSVDILVNVAGTVHRQAAVDFPLSEWKKIFELNVTAPFVLSQEFAKHCIAKNKSGKIIYIASLLSERGRESIPAYTASKGAIRQLTQALAVEWAPHKINVNAIGPGYFETELTKPLIEDEKVNRWVLEKTPLHRWGQPDDLVGTAIFLAAPASDFITGQVIYVDGGWLAAI